One window of the Terriglobales bacterium genome contains the following:
- a CDS encoding (2Fe-2S)-binding protein gives MKKELIELRVNGRRHELAVEPSKLLLDVLREDLKLTGSKRGCDDSSCGACTVLLNGVPVLSCTMLAGSCAGDDQEVTTIEGVAEHGALAAIQKAYGDWGGAQCGYCTPGFLMTVKALLAANPEPTDDEIRNALSGNLCRCTGYTQMYQAVKAAVEAEQKGRESAVNP, from the coding sequence TTGAAGAAGGAACTCATCGAACTGCGCGTGAACGGGCGTCGCCACGAACTGGCGGTCGAGCCCTCGAAGCTCCTGCTCGACGTCCTGCGCGAAGACCTGAAGCTTACCGGCTCCAAGCGCGGCTGCGACGACTCTTCCTGCGGCGCCTGCACCGTGCTGCTGAACGGCGTGCCGGTGCTTTCCTGCACCATGCTCGCCGGCAGTTGCGCCGGTGACGACCAGGAGGTGACGACCATCGAGGGCGTGGCCGAGCACGGCGCGCTGGCCGCCATCCAGAAGGCCTACGGTGACTGGGGCGGCGCGCAGTGCGGCTACTGCACTCCGGGCTTCCTGATGACCGTGAAGGCGCTGCTGGCGGCCAACCCGGAGCCCACCGACGACGAAATCCGCAACGCCCTCAGCGGCAACCTCTGCCGCTGTACCGGCTACACGCAGATGTACCAGGCGGTGAAGGCGGCAGTGGAGGCGGAGCAGAAGGGGAGAGAATCGGCGGTGAACCCATGA
- a CDS encoding FAD binding domain-containing protein, which produces MSLPEFKLLRPRTMTEAVDLLGTHAPDVQIIAGGTDLIPSLRQRLFAPRYVLDIRSIAELNGIRVIPGQGVEIGALTTLTAIEDSEFLRRNYPVLREAAITVASPILRNMGTIGGNICLDTRCLWYNQSLAWRKSCGFCIKKDGDLCHVAPGGAKCWAAFSGDTPPALLCLSAEIELASPRGTRRLPLRDFYTNLGDARIQCERDELLTRVFLPETMAGWRGAYMKLRIRGSIDYPLAGVAVALKKSNGTVEDARVAITAVNPAPLLVPQAGDALAGKKVDEHVAEVVGELAARIAKPLTTSALTPEYRREMIRVFAKRAVLAAARG; this is translated from the coding sequence ATGAGCCTCCCTGAATTCAAGCTGCTGCGCCCTCGCACCATGACTGAGGCGGTCGACCTGCTCGGCACGCACGCTCCCGACGTCCAGATCATTGCTGGCGGCACCGACCTCATCCCCTCGCTGCGCCAGCGCCTGTTCGCCCCGCGGTACGTGCTCGACATTCGCAGCATCGCCGAACTCAACGGCATCCGCGTCATTCCCGGCCAGGGCGTGGAGATCGGAGCGCTCACCACGCTCACCGCGATCGAAGACTCCGAATTTCTGCGCCGCAACTATCCCGTGCTGCGCGAGGCGGCCATTACCGTGGCTTCGCCCATCCTGCGCAACATGGGGACCATCGGCGGGAACATCTGCCTGGACACGCGCTGCCTCTGGTACAACCAGTCGCTCGCCTGGCGCAAGTCTTGCGGTTTCTGCATCAAGAAGGATGGCGACCTCTGCCACGTGGCGCCCGGCGGCGCCAAGTGCTGGGCGGCGTTCTCGGGCGATACGCCTCCCGCACTGCTTTGTTTGAGTGCAGAGATCGAGCTAGCGAGCCCGCGCGGCACCCGCCGCTTACCACTGCGAGATTTCTACACCAACCTGGGCGATGCGCGCATCCAATGCGAGCGGGACGAGCTGCTCACCCGCGTGTTCCTGCCGGAGACTATGGCGGGCTGGCGAGGCGCCTACATGAAGCTGCGTATTCGCGGTTCTATCGACTACCCGCTGGCGGGCGTCGCGGTGGCGCTCAAGAAGTCGAACGGCACGGTCGAGGACGCGCGCGTGGCCATCACCGCCGTCAATCCAGCGCCGTTGCTGGTGCCGCAAGCCGGCGATGCCCTGGCCGGGAAAAAGGTGGATGAGCACGTGGCCGAAGTGGTCGGCGAGCTGGCGGCCCGGATTGCCAAGCCGCTCACCACCTCGGCGCTGACGCCGGAGTATCGCCGCGAGATGATCCGGGTATTCGCCAAGCGTGCTGTCCTGGCCGCCGCCCGGGGTTAG
- a CDS encoding amidohydrolase family protein, with protein sequence MITDCHVHIMPMHLFKPEAMAAMKRKRSDFEHIEALCRSPKAFLEHLDAVGVERAVLINYVAPEVIGLTSEVHHFVAQYVKEDPRRLIPCGGLHPRHSANVLRDVEELLRLGIRMFKIHPPHQLLYPNDYLKGVKELEIIYRAAEANGIPVMVHTGTSIFPGARNKYGDPIYVDDVAVDFPKLKVLLAHGGRPLWMETAFFLVRRHPNVYLDISGIPPKALLRYFPRLEEISSKTLFGTDWPGPGVPDMKKNLTDFRALSLPEAVKEQILSQTSLAIWPG encoded by the coding sequence TTGATCACTGACTGCCACGTCCACATCATGCCCATGCACCTCTTCAAGCCGGAGGCCATGGCTGCCATGAAGAGGAAACGCAGCGACTTCGAGCACATTGAAGCCCTCTGCCGCTCGCCCAAGGCCTTCCTCGAGCATCTGGACGCAGTGGGCGTGGAGCGCGCCGTCCTCATCAATTACGTAGCGCCGGAAGTCATCGGGCTCACCTCGGAGGTCCACCATTTCGTCGCCCAGTATGTAAAAGAAGACCCGCGGCGGCTCATTCCCTGCGGCGGGTTGCATCCGCGCCACAGCGCCAACGTCCTGCGGGATGTTGAAGAACTCCTGCGGCTCGGCATCCGCATGTTCAAGATCCACCCCCCACACCAGCTCCTCTATCCGAACGATTACCTGAAGGGCGTCAAGGAGCTGGAGATCATCTATCGCGCCGCCGAGGCCAACGGCATCCCGGTCATGGTCCATACCGGAACTTCCATCTTCCCCGGCGCCCGCAACAAGTACGGCGACCCTATTTACGTGGACGATGTCGCGGTCGACTTCCCCAAACTGAAGGTCCTTTTGGCGCACGGGGGCCGCCCCCTGTGGATGGAAACGGCCTTCTTCCTGGTCCGGCGGCACCCGAACGTTTATCTCGATATCAGCGGCATCCCGCCCAAGGCCTTGCTGCGCTACTTCCCGCGCCTGGAGGAAATCTCTTCCAAGACGCTGTTCGGCACAGACTGGCCCGGCCCGGGCGTCCCGGACATGAAGAAAAATCTCACCGACTTCCGTGCCTTGTCGCTCCCGGAGGCTGTCAAGGAGCAGATTCTCAGCCAGACCTCACTCGCCATCTGGCCCGGCTGA
- a CDS encoding cysteine desulfurase family protein, whose amino-acid sequence MRRVYLDNNATTPVLPEVWEAMRPYFADQFGNASSIHRHGQQTRAAVERARESVAVLLGCRPAEVVFTSGGTEGDNLALFGLVEPGDHLVTSTIEHHAVLHSARQLEQRGCEVTFVPVDGRGLVDPDDVRRALRPNTKLISIMMANNETGAIQPVEEIGRIAAEADVYFHTDAVQAAGKIPLNVQKIGCDLLTISGHKMHAPQGTGALYVRRGTLLRPLFYGGNHERGRRAGTENVPGIVGLGRAAELAGDSLRNGQMARLQELRDRIETTILAEFEGVGVNGAGAPRVPTTTNIFFDWIEGEALVIALDLKGLAVSTGAACSSGAVEPSHVLTAMGLAPERARASLRFSLGKQNTAEDVDFALSVLPEALARLRELSPVYQKRRATVST is encoded by the coding sequence ATGCGCCGCGTCTATCTCGATAACAACGCCACCACCCCCGTCCTGCCCGAGGTGTGGGAGGCCATGCGTCCCTATTTTGCCGATCAGTTCGGCAACGCATCCTCCATCCACCGTCACGGCCAGCAGACCCGGGCGGCGGTGGAACGGGCTCGGGAATCGGTCGCCGTGCTGCTCGGCTGCCGCCCCGCCGAGGTGGTTTTCACTTCCGGCGGCACCGAGGGAGACAACTTGGCGCTTTTCGGCCTGGTTGAGCCGGGCGATCATCTGGTCACTTCCACCATCGAGCATCACGCCGTTCTGCATTCCGCCAGGCAACTGGAGCAGCGCGGCTGCGAAGTCACCTTCGTTCCGGTGGATGGCCGCGGGCTGGTGGACCCCGACGACGTACGCCGGGCACTGCGGCCGAATACCAAGCTCATCTCCATCATGATGGCCAACAACGAAACCGGCGCCATACAACCAGTCGAGGAGATTGGCCGCATCGCTGCCGAAGCCGATGTCTACTTCCACACCGACGCTGTGCAGGCGGCCGGGAAGATTCCCCTTAATGTGCAGAAGATCGGATGCGACCTGTTGACCATCTCCGGCCACAAGATGCACGCCCCGCAGGGAACCGGCGCGCTCTACGTACGCCGCGGGACGCTGTTGCGCCCGTTGTTTTACGGCGGCAATCACGAGCGCGGACGCCGCGCCGGCACCGAGAACGTGCCCGGCATCGTCGGTCTGGGCCGGGCGGCCGAGCTGGCCGGCGACAGCCTGCGCAACGGTCAGATGGCGCGCCTCCAGGAACTGCGCGACCGCATCGAAACCACCATACTCGCGGAATTCGAGGGCGTGGGTGTGAATGGCGCCGGGGCGCCGCGCGTCCCCACTACGACCAACATCTTCTTCGATTGGATTGAGGGCGAAGCCCTGGTGATTGCGCTCGACCTCAAGGGCCTGGCGGTTTCCACCGGAGCCGCATGCTCGTCTGGTGCGGTCGAGCCTTCCCACGTGCTGACTGCCATGGGCCTTGCTCCCGAGCGGGCGCGCGCCAGCCTGCGCTTCAGCTTGGGGAAACAGAACACGGCCGAGGACGTGGACTTTGCCCTTTCCGTCCTGCCGGAGGCCCTGGCGCGGCTGCGAGAACTCTCACCCGTGTACCAGAAGCGCCGGGCAACCGTCAGCACTTAG
- a CDS encoding S46 family peptidase: protein MRIVACLLCLGLLPAAAVADEGMWLFSAPPLEQLQARHKFRPSQEWLDHLRLSSVRFNNGGSGSFVSADGLVFTNHHVAAECIHQLSSEGKDFLKNGYVARSRAEEAKCPGLELNVLGSLQDVTAQVNAAVKPGMNDAEAGRAQRAAMATLEADCVKQTGLRCDVVTFYSGGAYHLYRYRKYTDVRLVFAPEQDIAFFGGDPDNFNFPRYDLDVAFFRVYEDDKPVVLNHYLKWSAKPLREGDLIFVSGHPGSTGRLKAMDELEFLRDVFYPFSLASYRGRIEMLRKFSSESEENARIAKDDLDSLENSLKAVTGYQDGLNNAEIMAAKQADEDRLRAAIDANPELKKQVGDAWKDIDRAMDTYRTIFLSYIFLERRAGFRGKLADYARTLVRAASERPRPNSERLREYRDSALPSLELDLFSTAPVYKSLETAMLAHSLNEMREQMGARNVVVERVLKGQSPEQVAHAAIEGTQLQDVNVRRQLYEGGKKAVEDSKDPLIVLMRDIDREARAARKTYDDNVDSVLRQAGARLAKARFSISGTAEPPDATFTLRLSYGAVRGYTENNKPVPFFTTIGGAFKHAADHGNQPPYKLPESWTKNRARLRAATPFNFVSTADIIGGSSGSPVVNTAAELVGIIFDGNIYSLSWNFAYSDKLGRAIAVDVRAIQEALRKVYGATGLADELLGVKPRPARRGRTRRQ, encoded by the coding sequence ATGAGAATCGTCGCCTGCCTGCTCTGTCTTGGCCTGCTCCCGGCCGCAGCCGTGGCCGATGAAGGGATGTGGCTGTTCAGCGCGCCGCCCCTGGAACAGCTCCAGGCGCGGCACAAGTTCAGGCCGAGCCAGGAATGGCTGGACCATTTGCGGTTATCGTCGGTGCGCTTCAACAACGGCGGGTCGGGCTCGTTCGTCTCGGCCGATGGGCTGGTATTCACCAACCATCACGTCGCGGCGGAGTGCATCCACCAGCTCTCGTCGGAGGGCAAGGACTTCCTGAAGAACGGGTACGTGGCGCGCAGCCGGGCGGAAGAGGCCAAGTGCCCGGGCCTGGAACTCAACGTACTGGGCAGCTTGCAGGATGTGACGGCGCAGGTGAACGCCGCCGTCAAGCCGGGCATGAACGACGCCGAGGCGGGCCGGGCGCAGCGAGCGGCCATGGCAACCCTTGAGGCCGATTGCGTCAAGCAGACCGGCCTGCGCTGCGACGTCGTGACCTTCTACTCCGGGGGCGCGTATCACCTTTATCGTTACCGCAAGTACACCGATGTGCGGCTGGTGTTCGCGCCCGAGCAGGACATTGCGTTCTTCGGCGGGGACCCCGACAACTTCAATTTCCCCCGATACGATCTGGACGTGGCCTTTTTCCGTGTTTATGAGGACGATAAGCCCGTCGTCCTGAACCACTACTTGAAGTGGTCAGCGAAGCCGTTGAGGGAGGGCGATCTCATCTTCGTTTCCGGGCATCCCGGCTCGACCGGGCGCCTGAAGGCCATGGACGAGCTGGAATTCCTGCGTGACGTCTTCTACCCGTTCAGTCTGGCGTCCTACCGGGGACGCATCGAGATGCTGCGCAAGTTTTCGTCGGAGTCGGAGGAGAACGCGCGCATCGCCAAGGACGACCTGGACAGCCTGGAGAACTCACTGAAGGCGGTGACCGGCTACCAGGACGGACTGAACAATGCGGAAATCATGGCCGCCAAGCAGGCCGACGAAGACCGGTTGCGCGCGGCGATTGACGCCAACCCGGAGCTGAAGAAACAAGTGGGCGACGCGTGGAAGGACATCGACCGCGCGATGGACACCTACCGGACCATCTTTCTCTCCTACATCTTCCTGGAGCGGCGGGCCGGATTCCGCGGGAAACTGGCCGATTACGCGCGCACCCTGGTGCGTGCAGCCAGCGAGCGGCCGCGGCCCAACAGCGAACGCTTGCGGGAGTACCGCGATTCCGCCCTGCCTTCGCTGGAGCTGGACCTGTTCTCCACGGCACCCGTCTACAAGTCTCTGGAGACGGCGATGCTCGCCCATTCGCTGAACGAGATGCGGGAGCAGATGGGCGCACGCAACGTGGTGGTGGAGCGGGTGCTGAAGGGACAGTCGCCGGAGCAGGTGGCGCACGCGGCCATCGAAGGCACGCAGCTGCAGGACGTGAACGTGCGACGCCAGCTCTATGAAGGCGGCAAGAAGGCGGTGGAGGACAGCAAAGATCCGCTGATCGTCCTGATGCGGGACATCGATCGTGAAGCGCGGGCCGCCCGCAAGACCTACGACGACAATGTGGACTCCGTGCTGCGCCAGGCGGGAGCGCGTCTGGCAAAGGCGCGCTTCAGCATCAGCGGGACGGCCGAGCCGCCCGATGCCACCTTTACCCTGCGCCTGAGCTATGGCGCGGTGCGCGGCTACACGGAGAACAACAAGCCGGTTCCCTTCTTCACCACAATCGGCGGCGCGTTCAAGCATGCAGCCGACCACGGCAACCAGCCGCCCTACAAGCTGCCGGAAAGCTGGACCAAGAACCGTGCCCGGCTGCGGGCGGCCACGCCGTTCAACTTCGTTTCGACGGCCGACATCATCGGCGGCTCCTCCGGCAGCCCGGTGGTGAATACCGCCGCAGAGCTCGTGGGCATCATCTTCGATGGCAACATCTATTCCCTTTCGTGGAACTTCGCCTACTCCGACAAGCTGGGAAGGGCCATCGCCGTGGACGTTCGCGCCATCCAGGAGGCGCTGCGCAAGGTGTATGGAGCGACCGGGCTGGCGGATGAACTGCTGGGCGTGAAACCGAGGCCGGCGCGGAGGGGAAGGACGCGAAGGCAGTAG
- a CDS encoding VOC family protein — protein MKRTWTIIGVADVARSFKWYQALFGQPETNPEHEDFGQILDTDGTVLLCLHQWGAHGHPPLTSPDHAPPGNGLLLFFRVDDFNETLVRARALVTRLDEEPHLNPNTGTREFALRDPDGYYVMVSALAAA, from the coding sequence ATGAAGCGTACGTGGACCATCATCGGTGTTGCTGATGTTGCTCGCAGCTTCAAGTGGTACCAGGCGCTGTTTGGCCAGCCGGAAACGAATCCTGAACATGAGGACTTCGGGCAAATCCTGGACACCGATGGAACGGTCTTGCTTTGCCTTCACCAATGGGGAGCTCACGGACATCCGCCACTGACCAGTCCCGATCATGCGCCGCCTGGCAATGGACTGCTCCTGTTCTTCCGTGTGGACGACTTCAATGAGACGCTGGTTCGAGCGCGCGCCCTTGTCACTCGACTGGACGAGGAACCCCATTTGAACCCCAATACCGGCACCCGGGAATTCGCACTCCGTGATCCCGATGGGTATTACGTCATGGTCAGTGCGCTCGCTGCCGCCTAG
- a CDS encoding DUF1330 domain-containing protein, translated as MTYVVVTIKKIKDLEAFREYAGRVRPLIERHGGRYVAVDRAPVVRSGEWPFVRTVIVAYPDFAAAQRWYDSPEYQEIIPIRMRAIDANIAMVRDPEEAGVDMDPRKSGA; from the coding sequence ATGACCTACGTGGTGGTCACCATCAAGAAGATTAAGGACCTCGAGGCGTTCCGTGAATATGCCGGCCGCGTGCGACCGCTCATTGAGCGGCACGGCGGCCGTTATGTCGCCGTGGACAGGGCGCCTGTCGTGCGCTCGGGCGAGTGGCCGTTTGTGCGCACGGTGATTGTTGCCTATCCCGATTTTGCGGCGGCACAGAGATGGTACGACTCCCCGGAGTACCAAGAGATCATTCCCATACGCATGCGGGCGATCGACGCCAACATCGCCATGGTGCGCGATCCCGAAGAGGCGGGAGTCGACATGGATCCCCGGAAGAGCGGAGCATGA
- a CDS encoding molybdopterin cofactor-binding domain-containing protein: MSDFSIIGKSVAFVDAAEKTTGSGKYTDDLSLPGMLIGKILHSPHPHARIKRIHASKALALEGVVAVVTGQDAPNKYGILPVGHDETALAVDKVRYIGDNVACVVAVSEAVAEQALELIEVEYEVLPAYFDPEESMKAEADLIHDHKPHNIEKDYHHVFGDPEKGFAEADHIAEARFIANEVTHAAMEPHSTLASFDFDPHTGKPGRLTVWSSTQVPYYLQHKLSIVLEMPMAQIRVIKPLVGGGFGGKSEVIPLEIIAAVAARAARAPVKITYTREEVFWAHRGRPRTIIDLKTGVKRDGRITAVAAKVIQDGGAYCSYGVVTILYSGALLGALYDIPNIRYDGYRVLTNKPACGAMRGHGTVNVRFAFESQLDEIAAALKLDPAEIRRVNLLRPPCITVNGLRVQSYGLPECIEKVVERSAWRERRGRLGRGRGLGLGCSHYVSGAANSIIRSDMPHSTVNIKVDRDGGVVVYTGASEIGQGSDTMTAQIAAEVLGCSLSRIKIVAADTDLTPIDIGSYSSRVTFMAGNATMRAADEVKKQIVAAAARKMNCAPEDVVMRNDLVFKKGMAESAAQTEARIAREQAAGRVEEGQILRGSLQQKRKEEGPKDWMTFEEAVVAAIDFHGALTGTGSYAPPQEARGGKHKGAGVGPSPAYSYAAQVAEVSVDEETGVVTVHKIWAAHDCGRALNPVSVEGQVIGSVWMGLGQALQEEMVWKDGLLMNPGLLEYRSPSAVESPEVECIIVESVDPEGPFGAKECSEGSLAATIPAIANAIYDAVGIRLHEAPFTPERVLAGLRAQKGAKKLDLTEGVDPAAPTRFREHGGALWYRGKGPERHPDDPARRLQTTNESTGE; the protein is encoded by the coding sequence ATGAGCGATTTCTCCATCATCGGCAAATCCGTCGCGTTCGTGGACGCAGCGGAAAAAACCACCGGCTCGGGCAAGTACACGGACGACCTGTCGCTGCCCGGCATGCTGATCGGCAAGATCCTGCACTCGCCGCATCCCCACGCCCGCATCAAGCGCATCCATGCCTCGAAGGCCCTGGCGCTGGAAGGCGTCGTCGCGGTGGTGACCGGCCAGGATGCGCCCAACAAGTACGGCATCCTGCCCGTCGGCCACGACGAAACCGCGCTGGCCGTGGACAAGGTCCGTTACATCGGGGACAACGTGGCCTGCGTCGTCGCTGTCAGTGAGGCGGTGGCGGAACAGGCGCTGGAGCTGATCGAAGTCGAGTACGAAGTCCTGCCCGCGTATTTCGATCCGGAAGAATCCATGAAGGCCGAAGCCGACCTCATCCACGATCACAAGCCGCACAACATCGAGAAGGATTACCACCACGTCTTTGGCGATCCGGAAAAAGGCTTTGCGGAAGCCGATCACATCGCCGAGGCTCGCTTCATCGCCAACGAGGTGACGCACGCGGCCATGGAGCCGCACTCCACCCTGGCCTCGTTCGACTTCGACCCGCACACCGGCAAGCCCGGGCGCTTGACGGTGTGGTCTTCGACCCAGGTGCCGTACTACCTGCAGCACAAGCTTTCCATCGTGCTGGAGATGCCGATGGCGCAGATCCGCGTCATCAAGCCGCTGGTAGGCGGCGGCTTCGGCGGCAAGAGCGAAGTCATCCCGCTGGAGATCATCGCGGCGGTAGCGGCGCGCGCAGCCCGCGCGCCGGTCAAGATCACCTACACCCGCGAGGAAGTGTTCTGGGCGCACCGCGGTCGTCCGCGCACCATCATCGATCTGAAGACCGGCGTGAAGCGCGACGGCCGCATCACCGCCGTCGCTGCCAAAGTGATTCAGGATGGCGGTGCCTACTGCTCGTATGGCGTGGTGACCATCCTCTATTCGGGCGCGTTGCTGGGCGCGCTCTACGACATCCCCAACATCCGCTATGACGGCTATCGCGTGCTCACCAACAAACCCGCCTGCGGGGCCATGCGCGGCCACGGCACCGTGAACGTGCGCTTCGCTTTCGAGTCGCAACTGGATGAGATTGCCGCGGCGCTCAAGCTGGACCCGGCCGAGATCCGCCGCGTCAACCTGCTGCGGCCGCCTTGCATCACGGTCAACGGGCTGCGCGTGCAGAGCTACGGCCTGCCGGAATGCATCGAGAAGGTGGTAGAGCGCTCGGCCTGGCGGGAGCGCCGGGGCAGGCTCGGCCGCGGGCGCGGCCTGGGCCTGGGTTGCAGCCACTACGTCAGCGGCGCGGCCAACTCCATCATCCGTTCGGACATGCCACACTCCACCGTGAACATCAAGGTGGACCGCGACGGCGGCGTTGTGGTCTACACCGGGGCGTCCGAAATTGGCCAGGGGTCGGACACCATGACCGCGCAGATTGCCGCCGAAGTCCTGGGCTGCTCGCTCTCGCGCATCAAGATCGTCGCCGCCGACACTGACCTTACGCCCATCGACATCGGCTCGTACTCCAGCCGCGTTACTTTCATGGCCGGCAACGCCACCATGCGCGCCGCCGACGAGGTGAAAAAGCAGATCGTCGCTGCCGCCGCGCGCAAGATGAACTGCGCCCCCGAAGACGTCGTGATGCGCAACGACCTGGTTTTCAAGAAAGGCATGGCGGAAAGCGCGGCGCAAACCGAGGCTCGCATCGCCCGCGAGCAGGCGGCCGGCCGCGTGGAAGAAGGCCAGATCCTGCGCGGCTCCCTGCAGCAGAAACGCAAGGAAGAAGGCCCCAAGGACTGGATGACTTTCGAGGAAGCGGTGGTTGCAGCCATCGACTTCCACGGCGCTCTCACCGGAACCGGTTCCTATGCGCCGCCGCAGGAAGCGCGCGGCGGCAAGCACAAAGGCGCGGGCGTGGGGCCGTCGCCGGCCTACTCCTATGCCGCGCAGGTGGCCGAGGTCAGCGTCGATGAAGAAACCGGCGTCGTAACCGTGCACAAGATCTGGGCCGCGCACGATTGCGGACGCGCCCTCAACCCCGTCTCCGTCGAGGGCCAGGTCATTGGGTCCGTCTGGATGGGACTGGGCCAGGCGCTCCAGGAAGAAATGGTCTGGAAAGACGGCCTGCTGATGAATCCCGGCCTGCTCGAATACCGCTCACCCTCGGCAGTGGAGTCGCCGGAGGTCGAATGCATCATCGTGGAGAGCGTGGACCCGGAAGGTCCCTTCGGCGCAAAAGAATGCAGCGAGGGCTCTCTGGCCGCGACCATTCCCGCCATCGCCAACGCCATCTACGACGCCGTGGGCATTCGCCTGCATGAAGCGCCGTTCACGCCCGAGCGGGTGCTGGCGGGGCTGCGCGCCCAAAAGGGCGCAAAGAAACTCGACCTGACGGAAGGCGTCGACCCCGCAGCTCCAACCAGGTTCCGCGAGCACGGTGGCGCATTGTGGTATCGCGGCAAGGGCCCGGAGCGCCACCCGGACGATCCGGCACGACGCTTGCAGACAACAAACGAGTCGACGGGCGAGTAG
- a CDS encoding DinB family protein, whose amino-acid sequence MDASKQWKFCSFAILMVLVLSTLAAAQDSPVSDPTVPANYDKEFALRYLAETREKFLASINGLSEAQWKFKPAADRWSVGEVSEHVTKAEEMFQGMVRKMMESPADPAQAKEATLKEANIVKMVPDRSTKFQAPDPLKPTGRWPTQTALVADFERMRKENADYLAANYDGMRQRVQAGPPGTMDGVQWMVFMAAHLKRHTAQIEEVKADPAFPKK is encoded by the coding sequence GTGGACGCAAGCAAGCAGTGGAAGTTCTGCAGTTTTGCAATCTTGATGGTGCTGGTGCTTTCGACCCTGGCCGCGGCGCAGGATTCGCCTGTGTCGGACCCCACCGTGCCCGCGAACTATGACAAGGAATTCGCCCTCCGCTATCTGGCCGAGACGCGGGAGAAGTTCCTGGCCTCGATCAACGGCCTGAGCGAGGCGCAGTGGAAGTTCAAGCCTGCGGCGGACCGCTGGTCGGTGGGTGAAGTCTCGGAGCACGTCACCAAGGCGGAGGAGATGTTCCAGGGCATGGTGCGCAAGATGATGGAGTCGCCCGCGGACCCAGCCCAGGCGAAAGAGGCCACCCTCAAGGAGGCCAATATCGTTAAGATGGTTCCCGATCGTTCCACCAAGTTCCAGGCGCCGGATCCGCTCAAGCCGACCGGCCGCTGGCCGACGCAAACCGCACTGGTCGCCGATTTCGAGCGCATGCGCAAGGAAAACGCCGACTACCTGGCCGCAAATTACGACGGGATGAGGCAGCGTGTGCAGGCCGGCCCGCCGGGCACCATGGACGGCGTCCAGTGGATGGTCTTCATGGCCGCTCACCTCAAACGTCATACGGCGCAAATCGAGGAAGTGAAGGCCGACCCCGCCTTCCCGAAGAAGTAA
- a CDS encoding citrate synthase, whose amino-acid sequence MTTATAAKGLEGIVAANSSICYIDGERGILAYRGYDIHDLADNSSFEETCYLLWFGKLPTRSELDDLKAHLAAERKLDPAIISLLRQAPRSAVPMEVLRTAVSALSFYDPDAHHNDPVANLRKTYRLTSQIAEIVAVYDRVRKGRAVVEPDRSLSHAANFLLMLNGEKPSPTAEKAMDVALILHADHELNASTFAARVTAATLSDMHSAITSAIGALKGPLHGGANEEVMKLLHAIDEAGEDPVEHVKAMLARKQKVPGFGHRVYHTEDPRATHLRQMSDDLGRSSGQHKWFEMSRRIEEFINREKKLNANVDFYSASTYTALGLDIDLFTPIFAVSRISGWTAHVLEQHADNRLIRPRAEYQGPLPPVPYVPIDRR is encoded by the coding sequence ATGACTACCGCAACGGCGGCCAAAGGGCTGGAAGGAATCGTCGCAGCCAATTCCAGCATTTGCTATATCGACGGGGAGCGCGGCATCCTCGCGTATCGTGGATATGACATCCACGACCTCGCCGACAACTCCTCCTTCGAAGAGACCTGCTACCTGTTGTGGTTCGGCAAGCTGCCCACGCGCAGCGAGCTCGACGACTTGAAGGCGCATCTTGCGGCCGAACGCAAGCTCGACCCGGCCATCATCAGCCTGTTGCGGCAGGCGCCGCGCAGCGCCGTCCCTATGGAGGTGCTGCGTACCGCGGTCTCCGCGCTCTCCTTCTACGATCCGGACGCCCACCACAACGACCCGGTCGCCAATCTGCGCAAGACCTATCGCCTCACCTCGCAGATCGCCGAGATCGTCGCCGTCTACGATCGCGTCCGCAAAGGGCGCGCCGTGGTCGAGCCCGACCGCTCCCTGTCCCATGCCGCCAATTTCCTGCTCATGCTCAATGGCGAGAAGCCTTCTCCCACCGCCGAAAAGGCCATGGATGTGGCTCTCATTTTGCATGCCGACCACGAGCTGAACGCCTCCACCTTTGCTGCCCGCGTCACTGCGGCCACGCTTTCCGACATGCATTCCGCTATCACCTCGGCCATCGGCGCGCTCAAGGGGCCGCTCCACGGCGGCGCCAACGAAGAGGTGATGAAACTCTTGCATGCCATCGACGAGGCTGGCGAAGACCCGGTCGAGCACGTCAAGGCGATGCTGGCCAGGAAGCAGAAGGTGCCTGGCTTCGGCCATCGCGTCTACCACACCGAAGACCCGCGCGCTACCCATCTGCGCCAGATGTCCGACGATCTCGGCCGGTCCAGCGGCCAGCACAAGTGGTTCGAGATGTCCCGCAGGATCGAGGAGTTCATCAACCGCGAGAAGAAGCTCAACGCCAACGTCGACTTTTATTCCGCCTCCACCTACACGGCGCTGGGCCTCGATATCGACCTGTTCACGCCCATCTTCGCGGTGTCGCGCATCAGCGGCTGGACCGCCCACGTGCTGGAGCAGCACGCCGACAACCGCCTCATCCGCCCCCGCGCCGAGTACCAGGGCCCGCTGCCGCCGGTCCCGTACGTCCCCATCGACCGGCGCTGA